Part of the Brassica oleracea var. oleracea cultivar TO1000 chromosome C8, BOL, whole genome shotgun sequence genome is shown below.
ATTAGGAACAATGGCGGATTTGAAAGACGAAAGAGGAAACCCAATCCATCTAACCGACGAACACGGAAACCCGGTCCAGCTCACTGATGAGTTCGGTAATCCCATGCACATAACCGGTGTCGCCAGCTCTGCCCCTCAGTACAAGGAGAATGTTACTGGTAGCATTCAAGAGAATCGAACACCAGCAGGAGTCGCTGCAGGCACCGGTGCAGCTGCCACCACGGCCGCAGGAGTCACTACTGGTGAGACTACCACGGAGCAGCAACACCATGAATCGCTTGGAGAGCACCTTCGTCGCTCAGGAAGTTCATCAAGCTCTAGCTCGGTGAGATTCTCATGCATCTATAATTCTTTTATAGCTTCTTTAGGTTAAAAAGATTCTGATAGTGAAAAAAAAAAAAAAAAAAAAATCTGATAGTGTTCTTGCTTAGGATTTAATATATCATTGAAATAAAGCCATTGATTTTCAGTGTTTCATTTGATAGTTTCCACGTTTTGTACTTTACTATAACAGCAGTAAAATACAATTATATCGTTTTTGAGTCTATCTTCTTATTATTGAAGTAATATTTTATGCTAGTTTTTGATTAACTCATATGTAAACGGTTAACAGAATTGTACACATATGGGTCGATCTATTATGAATTAACGTGTGTGTGATGTTAAAATATGTATATAGGAGGATGATGGACAAGGAGGAAGGAGAAAGAAGGGCATTAAAGACAAAATCAAAGAGAAGTTAAGCAGCGATAAGCACAAGGATGAACAAACCCCCAGCACTGCCACAACTACTGGACCCACCACCACCACTGGAGCCGCCGCCACCGACCAACACCATGAGAAGAAGGGCATTCTCGAGAAGATCAAGGAGAAACTCCCCGGCCACCACAACCACCACCACCCGTGAAGACTGAAGTTGTTTTCGATTTCATGAATAAATCGCTTGCTACCAATGTAGATATGTTTTTTTTTTTTATCAATTATGAATGTGGTCTAGTAAAACTCTACTTGATTTCTGGCTCATTAGTGGTTTCCAGTTTGTGAACTTGTATCATGTCGCTGCTTTCATTTATAAGAAAAGATTGCATGTTTCGTTAGCATTTTTGTCCAGCGACCAGAAATAATATTCAAGAACTTGGTTAAGCAAAAAAATGTTGTCACATCGTTATACAACTGCTGGTTTTTTTGAGCATATCATGGTTGTTTTCGACTTGGTTGATTCTTAGAGATAGTAAGCTACTTAGTGGCATCTCGTTACTTCTTCCACTTCTTCTTGACATAGGAGAAACATAGTCCTTTAGTATTCTCTTCGCTTTTAGTCTCAATTTTCTTTCTAATGAATTCAATTTGACAGTTTACCCAAAAGTGAAACATTGGCTCACTATATGATAAATATACTTTCTTAGATTATTTTTCCGGACCCTTCATGGTTCAAAAAGTGACTGGTGGTGAATAAACAAATGCATGTGTAACTAAATACTCCAGTATGCATTGATAGTTTTACACATTTCTAAGTTTTTGTCAAAGCGTAAGTGAAGTAAATCCCTCCTCCAATGACTTGTGTTACATGGTGTGTGATGACCACATATCATAGATGAATTGAAAAAGTAGTTTGAGAACTAAAAAAACAAAGGGAGCTCTTACAGTTAGTGAAAACTGAAAATATTACAGAAACTGTGAAAGCAGAGTAGCTTTCTCTTGAGTTTTGCTGAGCTCCCTCCTCCAAAGGGGCCTGTCCTAAATAAATACTTTTAACCATCTGAGTAATTCTTTCCCCCCATCAAAGAATCCCTAATCCGTACATGTAATTCTCGTGACACACGCTCAGAAAGTACAAAGTTAGAAAGAACAAAGAGCAATGATTCAGAGATCAGAGCTTTTAGAAAAAGACTATTCAACTCTTTTCTTCTTCTTGCTCACCATCACGGGATTTTCAATCTCCATGAGCTCATCATCATCACTCTCGACGTTCTCTGTTTCTTTCTTATCATTCTCGGGCTGAGTCTCAGAGAGTCTTCTCTTCTTAGAAGCCATCTCCGGTCCTGAGGAACTCTCTGTCACATCTACAGCCTTCTCATTCTCATTGTTTGATGTTGATGCGCTCTCGCCATTGGTAGCTGGAGATTGTGTCCATCCAGAGAGAACCATTCCTTCAGGTTCTTTTTCCTCGTCAAATTCTTCCCTGTGTGACAGTAAGTAGATGATGCATAAATCGTCTGACATGGAACGATGGAAGGACTACTACAAAGCTTTCAGTACTATATTTTTGATAATACTAGGATGATGTCTGATGAAAACCCATCTCAGATAACTAAAGATTTCGTGATTTGTAAAATCCCAGAAACCACACTGATGCTGAAACAAGTATTCAAAAGGTATAAAAAAGAACCTGTGTTTGACATTAATCTTGCAAGATAGCTCTTGCTGAAGATCTTCCACAGTGAGAATGCTTCCATTGATAACCGGAGAAGGAAGCTCTGATAAGGACTGAAATAGAAACACAACCTGTAAGAAATTGCAAAATCCCATCCCTGTATTTGAAGAGTAAATTCTAGACCCAACCTTTTCAAGATTAGCATTGTAGTTTGCAACCATAATAGCATCAAGATCATCACCAACTTCGTAAAGAAGTGAGGCCCCATGCATAATCAACGGTAGGTTCATTCCAAGCTTGGCTGTGACAATTTTATCAACTAGATCCCGTAGTTTTGATTTCCGAGTATTGATCTCAAGTACTAATGGGGTCTGTCAATATAAAAAGGAGAAAAACCTGATCATTGATTATGCAAGAAAAATATAAAGGTAGAATGCAGAAAACAAAACAAAAATGTTAATACCTTGGAACAGACATAGCAAGCAGGATTAGGTTCAAATGGCTCCACTGGCATAAGAAGCATCTTTCTGCTTGGGTGCTCTAAGCAATATGTCATTCTACAGAGAGACGTCAAACATAAAATGATATAAAAAGATATTAAGGACTCTGACGCTTATGAAATAAGATTTCAAAGTAACAAACCTGTACTTGTCCGCATCCTTTTTCAGCACTTTGATAGCTTCGATAACAATCAAACCAGCAACAATGGCGTTAGTTGTAGCAACGGCATGAACAATGTTCCCAGCGATGCCTTTGGCTTCAAAAAGACTGTGCAAAGGAATTCCAAAAGACTCAGCGCGGATATTTGCAGCAGCAGTGACAAATTCTACAGCTAACTGGTCATCTTTGTCAAAAGTAAGGTGTCCTATTTCCTGTGGCAGCATATAGGCAGAACCATAAATTAATCAGCAAACTTGAAACTTTTATATATATACGGAGAGAATTAACAGAAACGAGTACACCGACCTTCTTTCTCTTGGCGAAGAACAACTTCAATGCTTCTATGAACACTAGAGAATTCTGTGTCAGACCCCACAATTCCTGTGGATTCTTCAGGCCAAGCAACGGCATGGCAGAGACCGTTGAATCGTCATCAGTAGCGGAACAGTTCTGAGTGCTCCCATTTTGTTGAGACATACATTCAGGCAAGACTTCCTTACTGTATATAGGCCTAGGTCGTCTACGGTTTTTCCATGTCTCCTCATTGGACAACGCCGCTTCAATGTTGTAACCGAACACATGATCATATATCTTTCTACCATACTGATCAATATCTTCATCTTCTGCACGCTCGAATACATCTTCTGTCTCTTTGGATGAGCTAGCAGCGTTGTTGGCACGCACATTAAGATCATTATCTTGATTCTTGTCGCCAAACAACTTCGCAAAGAGCAGGTCTTTTGCCCACACGATACAGTGCACAAACTGTAGAATCGATCCAAAATTCATTTGCACATCAAAATCAAGAACTGCGTCTTAGGAATGACTATTCAAGATATAAAATGATTTCTCCAAGGTTCACAAAAATCAAAGCAGTGTTGGTACCTTAGTTGGAGTGCTGGTTATTGTACAGACAGGATATGTCTTTGGAGCAGGTTTGGTCTGGCACTCATAGCATTCTGTCTTTCCCTTCACGTGCACAGTTACCTGATTCGAACACAAAAACAAGTATTACCAAGTCAGATAGAGAGGAGTGCATCTAACTCATAGATTTTGCTTTAGAGGAAAAAGAACCTGTCCTAAGAAGCCAGTCGTCCCGCTTTCTACAAGAGGAACATCAGCTGCGAGACAGAGGCGATTGACATGACGCCTTGCGTCCAAGTTGTCAAGTCCATTCAGAACCACATCAAATTGCTTGAAGAAATCGACATCGAACTCAGGATTCTTCACATTAGCATGGTATGATCTTATGTTAATGTGAGGCCTAAATCTCAAGACTGCATCTCTGGCAACCTGGCAGGGAAAATATATCAACTCTTGTGAACTGGTACTGGTAGCATCCCTTGGAGTTAGCTAAAGAAGGAAAAGAAAAATACCTTAGCCTTGGACTGTCCAACATGAGAACGACGGAATAAAAATTGCCTATTGAGGTTACTGACTTCGATAGTGTCCATATCAATCTGCAACACAAGCGAGTAATCAGCACAAATAAAAAGCTAAAAACTTGTAAGTAACTTCTCTACTAATGATTGTAACTGAACCGATGACAATTAAGCTAATCATGAATCTACAAAATCCCAAAAACAACTCGCAACGCTCTCAAAAAGATGTAGAATTTGTCAATAACATAAAAACCCCCTAAACCTAAAATCAATTGGAGATTCAAACAGCTTGACCGTTCGCCAGCTGGAAAATTACATATAAATTAACGAGATAAAAAGAAAACGAAAGTGAGGAAGTTACGATATGAATGTCTTGGAATCCAGAGAGAGCAAGAGTCTTGAGTAACTCGCATCCAATCCCACCTGCTCCAACCATTAGCACTTTCGCCCCCTAAAAAAACGAGAAATTTCAAAATGCTTCGATTGAATTTAAAAAAAAAAAAGAAAAAAAAAAGAGAGAGTAGCTTTCCAGAGCTTACTTGAATGGAGGATTGTTGCTGCTGAGTATCCATGGAACGAGAAGTGAGAAGACGTATCAATACGCTAAAGCGACGGTTCGGAGTAGAAGACGGAGAGTATCGAATTTTAGAAATTAGGGTTTATGTTGAAATGTGGAAGAGACGGGGAAAATAATAAGTCACAAAGAAGACTCCCCTCACGTGGGGGCTTTTCTGTAAATTTCCTCTTCCGAATATTATTTAGTTGACTTTATATTTACCGTATCAATTAACCAATGGTTATATTTTTTTTTTTTTTTTGTCATCAATTAACCCAATGATTCCTGAGGCTAAAACAAGTTGGATAAGTTTATTCTTCGTATATTTGTCGTTACCTCTTCTTCTTCCCCGCTAAGTTTTCATATAGCTATCTTTACATCTTCTACGACAAATTACTTGTTTTGACCCAATTCAATGAACCGCAGATATTAGTATTATTAAATACCAGTACACAAAATCGTAATATAATTATTATTATTAAATATCAGTACACAAAATGGTAATATAAATATATAATAATCTATCTCTATAATATTATATCATAAGTTACGACGCATTTACGTTAAATGTTATGATAATACTTTTAATAAATTCAGTTTATTATTATAACATATGAACTTTATATCAAATTAATGTTGTCACATGAAGTAAAAATTATACCAAAAATGTTGTTAAGAATTTTTTTTTTTTAAAGAAACATCGTGTTTATGTTTTCTAATGCATTCGTAAGATATGCATATCCTGATTCGCTAACTTTTTTTTCACTTTATTTTTGGTCAATATTTTTTTTGTGGCTCTCTATTTTTATACGTAAATCAATTTTTTTTCTAAGAAAAATATTGAATGGAGTCCATCTGTTACATCAGTATCCGTCGTAAACATTTCGCCGCAGGAAATAGCATGCTCCATATATACAAAACTATAGAATTGCTTTAATAAACCTTCGACTCATTTGGGTTTTATTTTTTTTTATAAAAAACAAGTATGTTAGCCTCAATAATTTTTTTGACTAAAGGCATTCATATTTAATTGCAGAAATAAATAAAAAGTTTTACAAGCTTATAGCTATAGCCTCAATAATTCACTATTTGTTTTTAACCATAGATGCATTTAATCGGTAATGTGATGTGTTTGTATATGGGTGCGAAACTAATAGTGAAAACGAATAATTTGGGTAGTTTATGAGGATTGATAACGAAATAAACGTTATAGTTATGTTTATCGTGGCCGTGGGGTCGATTGCATTCAGTAAAGCTGACACAAGGTGGGATAAAAACCAGAGAGGATTTGAGTTGTGCTACAAACAAATAAAAAAAAAACCGACAAAAAAAAAAACTGAACCGAACAAACCGAAATCGTGTGATTCGGTTCGACGTAGCAAATATCCGAATTAGCCGGTTAACTTGGGTTTAGTAGTTTCGTAAAGTAAAACCCTAGATAATCTTCTTCTCCACCGCCTCTCTCTCTCTCTCTCTCTCTCTCTCTCTCTGCAACTCAAACCCCTAATAACCTCTCTCGCCAGTTTTCTCCGAAAGGTATCATCAATCAGTCGATTAATCCAATGGGGAAGAACACGAAGAAAGAGAGGATAGATGGAGAAGAGAAATCTCAACACTCTGCTGCCACTGTGTGCGTCTCTGGCTTGCCTTATTCCTTCACCAACGCTCAGGTAACCTCCTGAGATACATGTGTTCCTTCAAATTCTTAATATTGATGGCTCCAAATTGTTTCAGCTCGAAGAAGCCTTTAGCGACGTTGGTCCCGTCAGGCTTTGCTTCATGGTCACAAACAAAGGTTAGTTGATTGATTTCAATTCAAAGCTATCTAGCCGCCGCCCTTCAGGAGCTGAGCTAATCTTATTTGTTGGTTACAGGATCAAACGAACATCGTGGCTTTGCTTTTGTTAAATTGTAAGCTAATGAATAACCTACTTGCTGAAATTAAATTCAATTCTCTTACATGATAATTGCTTCTTACTTACTGGGTCTTTTTTTTTTTTTGTTAGTGCTTTGCCAGAAGATGCTAACCGTGCCATTGAGCTGAAGAACGGTTCTACTGTTGGCGGCCGTAGGATTACAGTTAAACAGGCCACGCACAGGCCTTCTCTTAAAGAGCGTCGTACTAAAGCAGCCCAAGGTTGGTTGATGGTGTAGTTAACTTTTTGAAATCTAATGATTTCATTTAGTATTGTTTTATCTATTCGTTGACATTGGTTTCTTTTTCGGATTAGGAGTCTCGTTACCTGATAGTTCCCAGGCCGAGAGTGACGACAAGGACAGTTTGGTCCCTGAGACTGAGACTGAGACAGACAAGCAAGGTATCAGTTTGCCTAGATTTGGTTTCAGAGTCTTTAGTTTTTTGTTTGGTCTCCAATACATTTGTATTTACTGCATCAGTTCCTCCACCTGAGAAGAAAATAGAGAAGCCAGTTGAGCGCAAAAAACCAACAAAGCTTCTTGTTGATTTAGCTGATAAAGAGACATGTTCAGACAAGCAAAGGTATGCTGGTTTTTCTGTAGAGATATAGCGGTTGTAAGGAAGACTATCTCATTGGGATTAAGAATGTTTAAAAGATTTGATAAACACCTAATATTCTATACGTTGCGTCCTCGTTTTCTCTTTCTTATATTTATGGTGTCTTTTTTTTTCTTTGGGTGAAGAGTTGCAAGAACTGTAATCTTTGGTGGCCTTGTTAATGCTGAGATGGCAGAGGCAGTGCATAGCCGTGTCAAAAAGATTGGCACTGTGTGCTCCGTCAGATATCCTCTTCCCAAGGAGGAGCTTCAACAAAATGGTAAGAATCTTGTAAGAAGCAAATGCTTGTTTGCATGACCCTGGCCAAGGTTCTTAGTTATGTCTATTAGTACCAAGGTTTTTTATTAAGTTAATGATATTAACATATGATTTAGATGTCAAGTTTTCCATCAGTGCTGCTTGATCTAGGGTTCTGTGTAGCAGAGAACGACATTGTTATTCCAGGAACCACATAAAATGACAAGAGTCTTAAGTAACACTACTGGGACATAAATCTCTATTAATTACTAGATTATGTTAGCCATATCAATATTCCTGGGCAGTGAAAATATGTATAAAAAATACATTTTTTCACTAGTCGAGGTTTATGAGGTTAGCTTTTGGAATATTGCTGTTGAATGCATCGCTTGCTCATTGTTTCCTTTAATAAGTTATCTTTTGGTGCTTGTTGCCTCCCGTTTCAATATTTCAATATCTTGGGGCTGCATTATATTTTATTACTTCATATCTATACTTATTTTTAATATATATCTACATAAATAGTATATATATCACGTCATTAATTCTTAAAGCTTCTGCACATGCCTTTTCTGGTATCTGAAAGTTTGAGAGTCACCCCATCCACTTGTTAACTACTACTTTGAGCATATAGTAATAAGCTTATTTGATTCTCTTATAAGAGCATGCAGTTTTTGTGCTCATGATGCGTTCATTAAGCATTAGAACTATTTATCTTTGTCAGGTCTTACCCAGGACGGATGCAGGGCAGAAGCATCAGCCGTTATCTTTACGAGTGTCAAATCTGCTTGTGCTGCTGTTGCAACACTACATCAGACAGAGATAAAGGGAAATCTCATTTGGGCGCGTCAGCTCGGTGGGGAGGTGAGCATTATTTGCTTTTCACTGATATATGAAGTTAACTGACAAGCATTCAGAACAGTTCATGATCTCTTGGTATTTTGTTGGACGACAGGGGTCAAAGGCTCAGAAGTGGAAGCTTATTATCCGAAATCTTCCTTTCAAGGTTGTGATAACCTGGATTTTATGTTACTTCTACAGTTTCAGACAATAAACTATCTATGTTTTTCTCATGGATTTTCTTTTTGGAATATGCAGGCTAAACCTAGTGAAATTAAAGAGGTCTTTTCAGCAGTAGGGTTTGTCTGGGATGTTTTTGTTCCTAAAAATATTGAAACTGGGTATGTTCTAATTCGTCTTGGTAGTTTTCTTGATTATGAATAATTGAATGTACACTATTCTCATTTAGTGGATTTTTTGCAGGCTACCTAAGGGGTTTGCATTTGTCAAATTCACGTGTAAGAGAGATGCAGAAAATGTAAGATCTATAAACATAAGGCATCTTGATTTTGTCATTTTCCATTCAGACCACTTGTCTTATTTATCTTTTCCATCTTCAGGCAATACAAAAGTTCAACGGGCACATGTTCAGTAAAAGACCTATAGCTGTAGACTGGGCTGTACCTAAGAATCTCTATAATGGTGCCGCTGATGCCGCCACTGCTCCAGAAGATGGTAAGTTTACCGTATTGTTTTCTATCGTTGGGAATCTTAATAACATACTTAATGATTTAAAACTTTTTGTAGTTATTTATATAAGATATGGTAATCTGTTATTGACACGATAAAAGTGAATGCAGTCGTAGGCGGTGGCCGAAGTTTCGTTTTACCTCTTCCTAACAGAATATTCATTTTTTTTGGCAGGTGAAAAAGATGGAAGTGATGGGGACAGTGATAATAGTAGTGTTGATTTGGAGGAGGTTGATGATGCTGTTGAGAGCCACCAATCTTCAGGAGATGATACTGATAATGATGAGGAGGACGGCAATAACAAACCGAGTGAATCAGATGCACTGGTGAAAGATGCTGAGACCGATGTGAATTTTGAAGAGGAGGCCGATGTTGCGAGAAAGGTGCTTAAGAACTTGCTTGGGTCTTCAAAAGTAACTATTGCTTCTCATGACGGAGAGACAAAGGAGTCAGATATAAACAACATAGTCGAGGATTCGTCAACTAAGCCTGCCGTTGAATCTTCTGGTGTCTCTGAACCTTTGAAATCCAGTAAAACCAAAGAGGCGGCTCCTAAAGAAACGCAGGAAAATGATGATTTTAAGAGAACTGTATTTATAAGCAACATCCCGTTTGATGTTAGCAAGGAGGAAGTCACACAGAGGTTTGCCGCATTTGGGCATGTTGAATCTTTGTTCCTGGTACTCCACCCAGTCACAAAGTAAGCACCCTTCTATGCTTTGGAAATTCATTCAATCATAAAAGCACATTTAGGCTCTGGCATCTCCCTGAGCTCAAAGCTTTTCAGTCTCTCTTATCTGTTTTCTTTATTGCAGACGACCAAAAGGGACCGCTTTTCTCAAGTTCAAAACAGCAGATGCATCAGATGCAGCCATTTCAGCTGCCAGTACTGCATCAGGTGTTGG
Proteins encoded:
- the LOC106312201 gene encoding RNA-binding protein 28 translates to MGKNTKKERIDGEEKSQHSAATVCVSGLPYSFTNAQLEEAFSDVGPVRLCFMVTNKGSNEHRGFAFVKFALPEDANRAIELKNGSTVGGRRITVKQATHRPSLKERRTKAAQGVSLPDSSQAESDDKDSLVPETETETDKQVPPPEKKIEKPVERKKPTKLLVDLADKETCSDKQRVARTVIFGGLVNAEMAEAVHSRVKKIGTVCSVRYPLPKEELQQNGLTQDGCRAEASAVIFTSVKSACAAVATLHQTEIKGNLIWARQLGGEGSKAQKWKLIIRNLPFKAKPSEIKEVFSAVGFVWDVFVPKNIETGLPKGFAFVKFTCKRDAENAIQKFNGHMFSKRPIAVDWAVPKNLYNGAADAATAPEDGEKDGSDGDSDNSSVDLEEVDDAVESHQSSGDDTDNDEEDGNNKPSESDALVKDAETDVNFEEEADVARKVLKNLLGSSKVTIASHDGETKESDINNIVEDSSTKPAVESSGVSEPLKSSKTKEAAPKETQENDDFKRTVFISNIPFDVSKEEVTQRFAAFGHVESLFLVLHPVTKRPKGTAFLKFKTADASDAAISAASTASGVGVLLKGRQLSVMRAVDKKSAKDIGLEKTKEKNIDHRNLYLAKEGQILEGTPAAEGVSAEDMDRRRRLHENKMKKLQSPNFHVSKTRIVIYNLPKSMDEKQLQKLLVDAVTSRATKQKPTIRQIKFLQNEKKGKVDTKNYSRGVAFVEFTEPDHALVALRVLNNNPETFGPQHRPVIEFAVDNVQKLKVHKANQQQQRNRYNESKEQRENGEAQGEDNHPGNDLKRRTRDGGNTGSVEENANGFKKKKPMRPREQRKEESKPEEKSSLSVKEDGGNKRPTRTQGNTKEPASNQRGQWKKRQQEASEKPDEKKISKDVSDAPRKRKFEEVRGGENVNGQRKRKNQNEKKKKQGGPPEVLDKLDMLIEQYRSKFTQSSAKTGPQKQSSGQVRRWFQS
- the LOC106307197 gene encoding SUMO-activating enzyme subunit 2, with amino-acid sequence MDTQQQQSSIQGAKVLMVGAGGIGCELLKTLALSGFQDIHIIDMDTIEVSNLNRQFLFRRSHVGQSKAKVARDAVLRFRPHINIRSYHANVKNPEFDVDFFKQFDVVLNGLDNLDARRHVNRLCLAADVPLVESGTTGFLGQVTVHVKGKTECYECQTKPAPKTYPVCTITSTPTKFVHCIVWAKDLLFAKLFGDKNQDNDLNVRANNAASSSKETEDVFERAEDEDIDQYGRKIYDHVFGYNIEAALSNEETWKNRRRPRPIYSKEVLPECMSQQNGSTQNCSATDDDSTVSAMPLLGLKNPQELWGLTQNSLVFIEALKLFFAKRKKEIGHLTFDKDDQLAVEFVTAAANIRAESFGIPLHSLFEAKGIAGNIVHAVATTNAIVAGLIVIEAIKVLKKDADKYRMTYCLEHPSRKMLLMPVEPFEPNPACYVCSKTPLVLEINTRKSKLRDLVDKIVTAKLGMNLPLIMHGASLLYEVGDDLDAIMVANYNANLEKSLSELPSPVINGSILTVEDLQQELSCKINVKHREEFDEEKEPEGMVLSGWTQSPATNGESASTSNNENEKAVDVTESSSGPEMASKKRRLSETQPENDKKETENVESDDDELMEIENPVMVSKKKKRVE
- the LOC106311181 gene encoding late embryogenesis abundant protein, giving the protein MADLKDERGNPIHLTDEHGNPVQLTDEFGNPMHITGVASSAPQYKENVTGSIQENRTPAGVAAGTGAAATTAAGVTTGETTTEQQHHESLGEHLRRSGSSSSSSSEDDGQGGRRKKGIKDKIKEKLSSDKHKDEQTPSTATTTGPTTTTGAAATDQHHEKKGILEKIKEKLPGHHNHHHP